In Bacillus cytotoxicus NVH 391-98, the following are encoded in one genomic region:
- a CDS encoding YitT family protein: MEKKQHRKESVIHLLYRLIMIVFGAACAAVAIELFLIPNKIIDGGIIGVSLILDYLTPNIWWLSFSTLVVILNIPFMYSGYKQIGKTFMLSSTFAIVALAFIETTLHTIKPFTTEPILATVFGGLILGLGVGLVIRHGGSLDGTEIMGILLTKKLPFSVGEFVMFVNLFIFAWAAFVFGVEQAMYSVMTYYIAFKTIDTVIQGLDETKAVLIVSDQYEEVSNAILHRLGRGTTKLIAKGGYTDKEKEVIYAVVTRLEVTKLKSIVHEIDENAFVTIMSTQETNGGKFKSAIH; the protein is encoded by the coding sequence ATGGAAAAGAAACAACATCGAAAAGAAAGTGTTATCCATCTCTTGTATCGTTTAATTATGATTGTCTTTGGAGCAGCGTGTGCAGCAGTAGCAATTGAACTATTTTTAATCCCAAATAAAATTATTGATGGTGGAATTATTGGTGTTTCCCTCATACTAGATTACCTTACCCCTAACATTTGGTGGCTAAGTTTTTCTACTTTAGTTGTTATCCTCAATATACCATTTATGTACTCCGGTTATAAGCAAATTGGAAAGACATTTATGCTATCTTCAACTTTTGCGATTGTCGCGTTAGCATTTATTGAAACAACACTACATACTATCAAACCATTTACGACAGAACCTATTTTAGCAACTGTGTTTGGTGGCCTTATATTAGGTCTTGGTGTAGGACTCGTTATTCGTCATGGTGGATCATTAGATGGAACTGAAATTATGGGAATCTTATTAACAAAAAAATTACCATTCTCGGTTGGGGAATTTGTTATGTTTGTGAACTTATTCATTTTTGCTTGGGCAGCCTTTGTATTTGGTGTAGAGCAGGCAATGTATTCTGTTATGACCTACTATATTGCTTTCAAAACAATTGATACTGTTATTCAAGGATTGGATGAAACAAAGGCTGTGTTAATTGTTTCTGATCAATATGAAGAAGTATCAAATGCGATATTACACCGTCTTGGTCGCGGGACAACTAAGCTTATAGCTAAGGGTGGTTATACCGATAAAGAAAAAGAAGTGATTTACGCCGTTGTGACACGTCTTGAAGTAACAAAATTAAAATCAATTGTTCATGAAATTGATGAAAACGCCTTTGTTACAATTATGA
- a CDS encoding DUF2624 domain-containing protein encodes MNLIKQIVNKKINNMTPKELLKYSKEYEIPITTEQADQIVLLMKGKNINIYNTDERLELLKKIAKVTSPSTAQQVNTLFQKLLK; translated from the coding sequence GTGAACCTCATCAAACAAATTGTGAACAAAAAAATAAATAACATGACACCAAAAGAATTATTGAAATATAGTAAAGAATATGAAATTCCTATTACAACTGAACAAGCAGATCAAATTGTTTTATTGATGAAAGGAAAAAATATTAATATTTATAATACAGATGAAAGGCTCGAACTCTTAAAAAAAATTGCGAAAGTAACCTCTCCTTCTACCGCCCAGCAAGTGAATACACTCTTTCAGAAATTATTAAAATAA